A window of the Corynebacterium minutissimum genome harbors these coding sequences:
- the ssd gene encoding septum site-determining protein Ssd, translated as MSTFHLLIAVGDSALRAEAASTAAASTAEVSTVEDPRDFPRYLPKVNAVLADSLTAGLVEGHPRVYFLTPDPGPIDYEAALRCHAAAAFILPAQSKELLAALAADTHPETQAAAAGLTIAVTGSAGGVGASTLAAALARHAKAALLVDASPLSGGLDLLLGMENKPGARWPDLAAGTGTVDPGDLARALPTTSDGIAVLAAARTTSAGATTLSATRRAAILQAACAHPGVVVVDCPPWDIPDAADHVVVVTAAEVRAAAACAEVIAELRARPQDCSVVLRHRQWSGIDEGDVAKLTHADPVAQLPTVRGLTRAVETGGLPQRLPRPLARAARDIWEAVA; from the coding sequence ATGAGCACATTCCACCTTCTCATCGCCGTTGGAGATTCGGCCTTGCGAGCCGAAGCGGCCTCCACCGCTGCGGCCAGTACCGCTGAGGTCAGCACCGTTGAGGACCCGCGTGATTTCCCGCGCTACCTGCCCAAAGTAAATGCGGTGCTGGCGGATTCGCTGACCGCAGGCCTCGTGGAGGGCCACCCGCGGGTCTACTTTTTGACACCCGACCCAGGGCCCATCGACTACGAAGCGGCACTGCGCTGCCATGCTGCTGCGGCATTTATCCTTCCTGCGCAATCCAAGGAACTGTTAGCGGCCCTTGCCGCTGATACCCACCCCGAGACACAGGCGGCTGCCGCGGGGCTGACCATTGCGGTGACCGGATCTGCTGGTGGGGTGGGTGCTTCCACGCTGGCGGCAGCGTTGGCGCGGCATGCCAAGGCGGCACTGCTTGTCGATGCTTCGCCCTTGTCCGGTGGTCTCGACCTCCTGTTGGGAATGGAGAATAAACCCGGCGCGCGGTGGCCAGACCTTGCAGCAGGAACGGGAACGGTGGACCCGGGTGACCTCGCTCGTGCTTTGCCCACCACGTCAGATGGCATCGCGGTGCTTGCAGCAGCACGTACCACCAGCGCTGGTGCCACCACGCTTAGCGCAACAAGGCGTGCGGCGATACTGCAGGCAGCCTGCGCGCACCCAGGAGTCGTCGTGGTGGATTGCCCGCCGTGGGATATTCCGGATGCCGCAGACCACGTCGTCGTGGTGACCGCGGCAGAGGTGCGGGCGGCTGCTGCGTGTGCGGAAGTTATTGCTGAACTGCGGGCACGGCCGCAGGATTGCTCTGTGGTGCTGCGCCATAGGCAGTGGTCGGGGATTGATGAGGGGGACGTCGCCAAGCTCACGCACGCTGACCCCGTCGCACAGCTGCCGACAGTGCGCGGTCTAACCCGCGCGGTGGAAACTGGCGGACTCCCGCAGCGTCTTCCGCGCCCGCTCGCCCGTGCCGCGCGGGATATTTGGGAGGCGGTGGCATGA
- a CDS encoding TadA family conjugal transfer-associated ATPase codes for MSLIDTMRTIVATEPQLAHDASALARRIREEAGVISDVDVFDLLQRLRHDSLGLGLLEPVLSLPGLTDVVVNGPDSCFVDCGHGLQPKEVGFSDDAEVRQLATRLAAVAGVRLDDAQPFADGRLTRPDGTRIRLHALLAPPSASGTCISLRVLRQAQTSLAQLVANGSIDSGVEGLLRGIVDKRASFLVTGGTGSGKTTLLAALLGCVPATERLLIIEDTPELAPAHPHVVTLVSRRANAEGRGEISMSLLLRQALRMRPDRIVVGEIRGAEVVELLAALNTGHDGGAGTVHANSVDEVPARMEALAALGGLDRVALHSQLAAAVHVVLGMERGPAGRRLAHIGVLEGNPVKPRLVWTADDGPRSGFDELCARMGVQP; via the coding sequence ATGAGTCTTATCGATACGATGCGCACCATCGTGGCTACGGAGCCACAGCTAGCGCATGATGCGTCGGCGTTGGCCCGGCGGATTAGGGAAGAAGCCGGCGTCATTAGTGATGTCGACGTGTTCGACCTCTTGCAGCGCCTTCGCCACGATTCCTTGGGGTTGGGATTACTGGAGCCGGTGCTGTCGCTGCCGGGGCTTACCGACGTCGTCGTGAACGGCCCCGACTCCTGCTTCGTGGACTGCGGCCACGGATTGCAGCCCAAGGAGGTCGGTTTTAGCGATGACGCAGAGGTACGTCAGCTCGCAACACGGCTGGCAGCTGTTGCCGGCGTGCGGCTTGATGATGCACAGCCGTTTGCTGATGGCCGCCTTACGCGCCCCGATGGCACCCGTATTCGCCTTCATGCGCTGTTGGCGCCGCCCTCAGCAAGCGGGACGTGCATCAGCCTGCGCGTGCTGCGCCAAGCCCAGACGAGCCTGGCACAACTGGTGGCCAACGGCAGCATTGACTCGGGGGTGGAGGGGCTGCTGCGGGGGATCGTCGATAAGCGTGCGTCTTTCCTCGTCACCGGCGGAACCGGTTCGGGCAAGACGACGTTGCTCGCGGCACTTTTGGGCTGCGTGCCGGCGACCGAGCGTCTGCTCATTATTGAGGACACTCCCGAGCTAGCGCCGGCGCATCCGCATGTGGTGACCTTGGTGTCGCGCCGGGCTAATGCGGAAGGCCGGGGTGAGATCTCGATGTCGCTCCTGTTGCGCCAGGCGCTGCGCATGCGTCCAGACCGCATTGTGGTCGGCGAGATCCGCGGCGCGGAGGTAGTCGAGCTGCTCGCTGCACTCAATACCGGACACGATGGTGGCGCCGGTACGGTCCATGCCAATTCCGTCGATGAGGTACCTGCGCGCATGGAAGCGTTAGCGGCGCTTGGTGGGTTGGACCGGGTGGCCCTGCATTCGCAGTTGGCTGCCGCGGTGCACGTGGTGCTGGGTATGGAGCGCGGCCCCGCGGGACGGCGCTTGGCTCACATCGGTGTGCTCGAGGGCAACCCCGTAAAGCCCCGGCTGGTGTGGACCGCTGATGACGGTCCGCGTTCCGGGTTCGACGAGCTGTGTGCGCGGATGGGAGTTCAGCCATGA
- a CDS encoding type II secretion system F family protein, giving the protein MMWLYLAAACLLSPPRAASRLSAPKARSVTPAVLFLGVGCCVFFGRPTVVIAAGCILACALWFLNDLASARRERRGAEALASYFGTLAAELRAGSTTANALRRGTDSLPDTTPENLRGALSTAAGLAAQGGSPSVALTTPELSRFAALLNVSGRHGVALADLVEQAQSQLDTARRHARETAASLQGPQATAVVLACLPVAGILMGGAMGADSLGFLVGGGVGGVLLDVGVALVCAGFCWSRLILRKAAQ; this is encoded by the coding sequence ATGATGTGGCTTTATCTCGCCGCTGCATGCCTGTTGTCCCCACCCAGGGCGGCGTCGCGCCTGTCAGCGCCGAAGGCGCGGTCAGTGACGCCTGCCGTGCTCTTCCTCGGCGTGGGATGCTGCGTCTTCTTCGGCAGGCCCACCGTAGTGATAGCTGCCGGCTGCATCCTAGCCTGTGCGCTGTGGTTCTTAAATGATCTCGCCTCCGCCCGACGTGAGCGCCGTGGTGCTGAGGCCCTCGCCTCCTATTTCGGCACGCTTGCCGCGGAGCTACGCGCTGGTTCCACCACTGCGAATGCCTTGCGCCGTGGTACGGATTCGTTACCCGACACCACACCGGAAAACCTCCGCGGTGCGCTGAGCACCGCAGCTGGCCTCGCCGCACAGGGCGGGTCGCCGTCGGTTGCTCTCACCACGCCGGAACTGTCCCGCTTCGCTGCGTTGTTAAACGTCTCCGGCCGCCATGGCGTGGCATTGGCTGACCTAGTGGAACAGGCACAAAGTCAGCTCGATACAGCCCGGCGTCATGCACGGGAAACCGCTGCTTCCTTGCAGGGTCCACAGGCCACGGCAGTGGTCCTGGCGTGTCTTCCGGTAGCCGGGATTCTCATGGGCGGGGCTATGGGGGCGGATTCGCTTGGGTTCCTGGTGGGCGGTGGTGTGGGCGGCGTGCTTCTCGACGTCGGCGTGGCCCTCGTCTGCGCCGGTTTTTGCTGGTCACGCCTCATCCTGCGAAAGGCTGCGCAATGA
- a CDS encoding type II secretion system F family protein: MTPTTYVATALLAAALAVARASPAGRVGVGGTRTPRPKTPRDGPDYGPLDAASDLELFAACLEAGLSPRTAVVAVADASSVWSEAAALIGVGVPMSSAWQVLAAQECLVDLVRLAKLSGDSGTAMASGCHRVATQLRADAAAQATAKAERAGVFIAAPLAVCFLPAFLVLGLVPVIISLGQQLL; encoded by the coding sequence ATGACTCCGACAACCTATGTCGCCACCGCACTTCTCGCCGCAGCATTGGCTGTTGCTCGTGCCTCTCCCGCGGGCCGCGTGGGGGTGGGAGGGACACGCACACCCCGGCCGAAAACCCCGCGCGATGGACCTGACTATGGTCCGCTCGATGCCGCGAGCGACCTAGAGCTTTTTGCCGCTTGCTTGGAAGCAGGCCTCTCTCCGCGCACGGCTGTCGTGGCGGTGGCCGATGCTTCCTCCGTGTGGTCAGAGGCAGCCGCGCTCATTGGTGTGGGCGTCCCTATGAGCAGCGCCTGGCAGGTTTTAGCCGCACAGGAATGCTTGGTGGATCTCGTGCGGCTGGCGAAGCTCTCAGGTGACTCCGGCACAGCCATGGCTTCTGGATGCCACCGCGTGGCGACACAGCTGCGCGCCGACGCTGCGGCGCAGGCAACCGCGAAGGCGGAGCGCGCTGGCGTGTTCATCGCCGCGCCGCTCGCCGTCTGTTTCTTACCCGCTTTCCTGGTCTTAGGACTGGTGCCCGTCATCATCAGTCTGGGCCAGCAACTTCTTTAA
- a CDS encoding DUF4244 domain-containing protein: MQKTLDNKAKLLNEDGMSTIEYAMGSLAAAALAAVLYAVINGGQVSSAITSIITDALSNTPV; encoded by the coding sequence ATGCAGAAAACACTCGATAACAAGGCGAAACTCCTTAATGAGGACGGGATGTCAACGATTGAGTACGCCATGGGTTCACTCGCGGCAGCTGCCCTTGCCGCGGTGCTCTACGCCGTGATCAACGGCGGCCAAGTGAGCAGCGCTATCACGTCCATCATCACCGACGCGCTTTCCAATACTCCGGTCTAA
- a CDS encoding Rv3654c family TadE-like protein — MRRRQRSWGRTLAGDDGYATVVTAGIIAAVASLLLAVAAVGSAVAARHAAQVAADLAAVAGAWDLAKGRDACSKAEEVAALNNARLDSCAVDDRDVEVTALIRGRSAIARAGPI; from the coding sequence GTGAGGCGTCGTCAACGCAGCTGGGGGCGAACTCTGGCCGGTGACGACGGCTATGCCACCGTCGTCACCGCCGGGATCATCGCCGCTGTCGCCTCGCTGCTGTTGGCTGTAGCAGCAGTCGGTTCTGCCGTTGCTGCACGCCACGCAGCGCAGGTAGCGGCCGATCTTGCCGCCGTGGCCGGGGCCTGGGATCTGGCCAAGGGCAGGGACGCCTGCTCGAAAGCTGAGGAGGTTGCCGCTTTAAACAACGCGCGTCTTGACTCCTGTGCCGTTGATGACCGCGACGTTGAAGTCACCGCGCTGATACGCGGCCGCAGTGCCATCGCCCGTGCTGGCCCAATCTAA
- a CDS encoding DEAD/DEAH box helicase has protein sequence MGEELVEHLVERFAESELTHSTTLPAQPAHYAPWPEWVLPELRAELDRRGVAKLYAHQVAVAEAAWSGKDVVVATGTSSGKSLGYRLPILTRLAQDPTACALYITPTKALGSDQLRAVLELTQGIAALHDVHPAPYDGDTPTEARAGIRDHARFIFSNPDMIHSSLLGAHQRWARVLRHLRFIVIDEAHAYRGVFGANVALVVRRLMRLCAHYGSQPVIIAASATMRDPAAHALRLTGRDMLAVTEDGAPTGARTVALWEPGFMEGVEGQHGAPVRRAATTEAAWMMAALVAQGARTLTFVRSRRAAEATALRAAEELSGRLGRPDFARRIAAYRAGYLAEDRRALEQALDDGSLLGVATTSALELGIDVGGLDAVVTAGFPGTVASFWQQAGRAGRRGQGSLVVLVARDEPMDTYLVHHPEALLGRPVEASVFNPANPYILGGHVYCAAVEKPLSDADVAAFRAEAVVEDLAQQGLLRRRPQGWFATPLPAGSADLTPETAHAAVSLRGGSGEEVMIVDASDGRLLGTIDAARAVSQVHPGAVYLHRGESFVIEDLQLGSADGSASPEPGVALAVPKTPDYTTQPKSTTDIRILREADELVNYAPGLWVASLEVEVTDKVTGYQVRLPDGSVGEDVPLDLPEQRLVTRAVAYTIDPLALAAMGVTAGRTPGTLHAAEHAAIGLLPLIATCDRWDIGGVSTAQHADTGLPTVFVYDGHPGGAGFAEEGFRRFPEWIEATFEAVRSCPCESGCPSCVQSPKCGNGNNPLDKAGAVALLGALVTMTK, from the coding sequence ATGGGCGAGGAGCTCGTCGAGCACCTGGTCGAGCGCTTCGCCGAATCCGAGCTGACGCACTCCACGACGCTGCCAGCCCAGCCAGCCCACTATGCACCGTGGCCCGAGTGGGTCCTGCCGGAGTTGCGGGCGGAGTTGGACAGGAGGGGCGTCGCCAAGCTCTATGCTCACCAGGTCGCCGTGGCAGAGGCCGCGTGGTCTGGCAAAGACGTGGTGGTGGCCACGGGCACGAGTTCGGGAAAGTCCCTAGGCTACCGCCTGCCCATTCTCACCCGCCTGGCGCAGGACCCTACTGCCTGCGCGCTGTACATCACGCCGACGAAGGCGCTGGGCTCGGACCAGTTGCGTGCGGTGCTGGAGCTCACGCAGGGTATCGCCGCGCTTCACGACGTCCACCCCGCCCCCTACGACGGCGATACCCCCACCGAGGCACGCGCCGGCATCCGTGACCACGCGCGGTTCATTTTCTCTAATCCGGACATGATTCATTCCTCCCTGTTGGGCGCGCATCAACGCTGGGCGCGGGTGCTGCGGCATCTAAGGTTCATCGTCATCGATGAAGCACATGCGTACCGCGGCGTGTTTGGGGCGAACGTGGCACTGGTCGTGCGCCGGCTTATGCGCCTGTGCGCACATTATGGCTCGCAACCGGTGATTATTGCCGCCTCGGCCACCATGCGGGATCCCGCCGCCCACGCGCTGCGGCTGACGGGGCGGGACATGCTCGCTGTCACTGAGGACGGCGCGCCGACGGGTGCGCGGACCGTGGCCTTGTGGGAGCCCGGGTTTATGGAGGGCGTCGAGGGGCAGCACGGCGCACCGGTGCGTCGTGCTGCCACCACGGAAGCTGCGTGGATGATGGCCGCGTTAGTGGCGCAGGGAGCGCGAACGTTGACGTTTGTTCGCTCGCGACGCGCGGCGGAAGCCACGGCGTTACGGGCAGCGGAGGAGCTCTCCGGCAGGCTGGGCCGCCCGGATTTCGCGCGGCGTATTGCCGCCTACCGTGCTGGTTACTTAGCTGAGGACCGTCGCGCACTGGAACAAGCCCTCGACGACGGCTCCCTCCTTGGTGTGGCCACGACATCTGCGCTGGAGCTTGGCATCGATGTCGGCGGGCTTGATGCCGTGGTCACAGCTGGCTTCCCCGGTACAGTGGCGAGCTTCTGGCAACAGGCCGGACGCGCGGGCCGCCGCGGACAGGGCTCACTCGTCGTACTCGTTGCCCGCGATGAGCCGATGGACACCTACCTCGTACATCACCCAGAGGCCCTGTTGGGACGGCCAGTCGAAGCGAGCGTGTTTAACCCGGCTAACCCCTATATCCTTGGCGGACACGTCTATTGCGCGGCGGTGGAAAAGCCACTATCCGATGCCGACGTTGCTGCTTTCCGGGCCGAAGCCGTGGTCGAGGACCTAGCGCAGCAGGGCCTGTTGCGCCGACGCCCCCAGGGCTGGTTTGCTACTCCCCTACCTGCCGGCTCGGCTGACCTTACCCCGGAAACCGCCCACGCGGCTGTCTCCCTGCGCGGCGGGTCAGGCGAAGAGGTCATGATTGTCGATGCCTCCGACGGCCGCCTCCTCGGCACCATCGACGCCGCCCGCGCCGTGAGCCAAGTTCACCCCGGCGCGGTCTACCTGCATCGCGGCGAAAGCTTCGTCATCGAGGACCTACAACTTGGTAGTGCTGATGGTTCTGCGTCCCCTGAGCCGGGCGTGGCCCTGGCCGTGCCGAAGACACCGGACTACACCACCCAGCCGAAGTCCACGACGGATATCCGTATCCTCCGCGAGGCCGACGAGCTCGTGAACTACGCGCCGGGCCTATGGGTGGCAAGCTTGGAGGTGGAGGTGACCGACAAGGTAACCGGCTACCAGGTCAGGCTTCCCGATGGCTCCGTGGGTGAGGACGTTCCCCTCGACCTTCCAGAGCAGCGCCTGGTGACCCGCGCGGTGGCCTACACCATCGATCCGCTGGCACTCGCAGCGATGGGAGTCACCGCGGGACGCACACCGGGCACTTTGCATGCAGCCGAGCATGCCGCCATTGGCTTGCTGCCGCTCATTGCCACGTGTGACCGCTGGGACATTGGCGGCGTGTCCACCGCACAACATGCGGATACGGGCCTGCCCACGGTCTTCGTCTACGACGGCCACCCCGGCGGTGCCGGCTTCGCCGAGGAGGGATTCCGCCGCTTCCCCGAGTGGATCGAGGCTACTTTTGAAGCCGTGCGCTCCTGTCCCTGCGAGTCCGGCTGCCCGTCCTGCGTGCAATCCCCCAAGTGCGGAAACGGCAACAACCCGCTGGATAAGGCCGGTGCCGTGGCCCTCCTCGGCGCGCTGGTCACCATGACGAAATAA
- a CDS encoding cold-shock protein, giving the protein MAYGTVKFFNAEKGYGFIEQEDGSGDLFVHYTEIQGTGFRTLEDNQRVSFEVSEGPKGPQATHVETV; this is encoded by the coding sequence ATGGCATACGGTACCGTCAAGTTCTTCAACGCCGAAAAAGGTTATGGATTCATCGAGCAGGAGGACGGCTCCGGCGATCTCTTCGTGCACTACACCGAAATCCAGGGCACGGGTTTCCGTACGTTGGAAGATAACCAGCGCGTTTCCTTTGAGGTCAGCGAAGGCCCCAAAGGGCCGCAGGCCACCCATGTCGAGACGGTCTAG
- a CDS encoding DedA family protein, whose protein sequence is MATQWIYPLVGTLIFFDCFFPVLPSEIPLNMVGAWSGSQGFPHLPTMFFTAMVAAILGDNLCFLLGTRLIALINRAQKGTKAYDALTWVKRNIRRSGGAAIIIARFIPSARLFMTILLGSMRYPWPLFFFFDTIGVLLWVIQALAIGYLGGVAFSGSPAIAMIISIIAAVIIGFGLQKGQNKLTEWWDTRRGYAETP, encoded by the coding sequence ATGGCCACCCAGTGGATTTATCCGCTGGTGGGCACCCTGATTTTCTTCGACTGCTTCTTCCCTGTGCTGCCCTCAGAAATCCCCCTCAACATGGTGGGCGCCTGGTCCGGCTCGCAAGGTTTCCCGCACCTGCCCACGATGTTTTTCACCGCCATGGTGGCCGCCATCTTGGGCGATAATTTGTGCTTCCTTTTAGGCACGCGGCTCATTGCCCTTATTAATAGAGCCCAAAAAGGCACCAAGGCCTACGACGCCTTAACGTGGGTCAAGCGCAACATTCGACGCAGCGGTGGTGCGGCCATCATCATTGCGCGTTTTATCCCCTCAGCCCGCCTGTTCATGACGATCCTGCTGGGCTCCATGCGCTACCCCTGGCCGCTGTTTTTCTTCTTCGACACCATCGGCGTGCTGCTATGGGTAATTCAGGCGCTAGCCATTGGCTACTTGGGCGGTGTGGCTTTTTCGGGCTCGCCGGCCATCGCCATGATCATTTCCATCATCGCCGCGGTCATCATTGGCTTTGGCCTGCAAAAAGGCCAGAACAAGCTCACGGAATGGTGGGATACCCGCCGCGGCTACGCGGAAACTCCCTAG
- the topA gene encoding type I DNA topoisomerase: MAEGTGPGKTLVIVESATKAKKIQPYLGDKYIVEASVGHIRDLPRGAADVPAKYKKESWARLGVNPEDNFTPLYVISQDKKKKVADLKAKLKQCDQLYLATDPDREGEAIAWHLLEVLKPKVPVRRMVFNEITKSAILEAAENTRELDADLIDAQETRRILDRLYGYEVSPVLWKKVMPRLSAGRVQSVATRVIVERERERMAFIPAEYWDLTATLKSTPDFDARLSALDGKRVAAGRDFNDKGELKGDEVVVVKQAQAEQLASALEGSTMTVASVEHKPYSRKPSAPFMTSTLQQEAGRRLHYTSERTMRIAQRLYENGHITYMRTDSTSLSKQGLGAAREAATSIFGAEFVADGPRTYDRKVKNSQEAHEAIRPAGERFATPGQLAGQLDAEEYKLYELIWKRTVASQMADAKGTSMKVTVQASADGHDVDFSATGRTITFPGFLKAYEDVAAKGSNEESRLPHLNEGDTLTTSAVTADGHSTNPPARYTEASLVKKMEDLGIGRPSTYASIIKTIQDRGYVLSRGNALVPSWVAFAVVGLLENNFTELVDYDFTSSMEDELDSIAAGRENGTEWLNNFYFGNTEAGEQKAASIARHGGLKSLVDINLEAIDARQVNSLRLYTDVEGRDVFVRVGRYGPYIERAVGTNEDGTVEYQRANLSETVTPDELNEALAEKLFATPQGGRELGQNPENGRTIVAKEGRFGPYVTEQVRDDEREKAEAEAEEIVKEERAAEDAQRAAEGKRAKNWETKTAAKQKEKRIAEYIEEKLKPGTASLFASMEPSSVTLEEALKLLSLPREVGVDPSDGEVITAQNGRYGPYLKKGKDSRSLANEDQIFSITLDEARRIYAEPKRRGRAAAQPPIKQLGDNDVSGKPMTVKDGRFGPYVTDGTTNASLRRGDDPEQLTDARANELLSERRAKEAANGGAKKTTKKAAKKSTKKATKKSTRKATKKATKKPSPGTKNVVKAGSRRK; encoded by the coding sequence GTGGCAGAAGGTACCGGCCCGGGGAAGACCCTGGTCATCGTCGAGTCAGCAACCAAGGCGAAGAAGATTCAGCCTTATCTCGGCGATAAGTACATCGTCGAGGCCTCCGTCGGTCACATCCGCGACCTTCCGCGCGGCGCTGCCGACGTCCCCGCTAAGTACAAGAAGGAATCCTGGGCGCGCCTTGGTGTGAACCCGGAGGATAACTTCACCCCGCTGTATGTCATCAGCCAAGACAAAAAGAAGAAGGTCGCTGACCTTAAAGCCAAGCTGAAGCAGTGCGATCAGCTCTACCTCGCAACAGACCCCGACCGCGAAGGCGAGGCCATTGCCTGGCACCTGCTGGAAGTGCTCAAGCCGAAGGTGCCGGTGCGCCGCATGGTCTTCAACGAGATCACCAAGTCCGCCATTCTGGAGGCCGCGGAGAACACGCGTGAGCTCGACGCCGATCTTATCGACGCCCAGGAGACCCGCCGTATCCTCGACCGTCTCTACGGCTACGAGGTCTCCCCGGTGCTGTGGAAAAAAGTCATGCCGCGCCTGTCTGCCGGCCGCGTGCAGTCGGTGGCAACCCGCGTCATCGTCGAGCGCGAACGTGAGCGTATGGCGTTTATCCCGGCTGAGTACTGGGATCTCACGGCAACGCTGAAATCCACGCCGGACTTCGATGCCCGTCTGAGTGCCCTCGACGGCAAGCGTGTCGCCGCTGGCCGTGACTTCAACGATAAGGGTGAGCTGAAGGGCGACGAGGTGGTCGTCGTCAAGCAGGCCCAGGCGGAGCAGCTGGCCAGCGCGCTTGAAGGCTCCACCATGACGGTGGCCAGCGTCGAGCACAAGCCTTATTCGCGCAAACCTTCCGCACCGTTTATGACCTCGACGCTGCAGCAGGAGGCCGGCCGCCGCCTGCACTACACCTCGGAGCGCACCATGCGCATTGCGCAGCGTCTCTACGAGAACGGTCACATTACTTATATGCGTACCGACTCGACCTCCCTGTCCAAGCAGGGCTTGGGCGCTGCCCGTGAGGCGGCAACGTCCATTTTCGGTGCCGAGTTCGTGGCCGATGGCCCGCGTACCTATGACCGCAAGGTGAAGAACTCGCAGGAGGCCCACGAGGCCATCCGCCCCGCTGGTGAGCGTTTCGCAACCCCGGGCCAGCTGGCAGGGCAGCTCGACGCCGAGGAGTACAAGCTCTACGAGCTGATTTGGAAGCGCACCGTGGCATCCCAGATGGCTGATGCCAAGGGCACGTCCATGAAGGTCACCGTGCAGGCATCTGCCGATGGCCACGACGTGGACTTCTCCGCTACCGGTCGCACGATTACCTTCCCAGGCTTCCTCAAGGCCTATGAGGATGTGGCGGCGAAGGGTTCAAACGAGGAGTCGCGCCTGCCGCACCTCAACGAGGGCGATACGCTCACGACGTCCGCCGTTACTGCCGACGGCCACTCCACCAACCCGCCGGCGCGCTATACCGAAGCTAGCCTGGTGAAGAAGATGGAGGACCTGGGCATTGGGCGCCCGTCGACGTACGCCTCCATCATCAAGACCATCCAGGACCGTGGCTACGTGCTCTCCCGCGGCAACGCGCTGGTTCCTTCGTGGGTTGCCTTCGCCGTGGTGGGCCTGCTGGAGAATAACTTCACCGAGCTGGTGGACTATGACTTCACCTCCTCCATGGAGGACGAGCTGGACTCCATTGCCGCCGGCCGTGAGAACGGCACGGAGTGGCTGAACAACTTCTACTTTGGCAACACTGAAGCAGGTGAGCAGAAGGCTGCGTCCATTGCGCGCCATGGTGGTCTGAAGTCCTTGGTGGACATTAACCTGGAGGCTATCGACGCCCGCCAGGTCAACTCCCTGCGCCTCTACACCGACGTCGAGGGGCGCGATGTCTTCGTGCGCGTGGGCCGCTACGGTCCCTACATCGAGCGCGCCGTGGGCACCAATGAGGACGGCACGGTGGAGTACCAGCGCGCCAACCTGTCTGAAACCGTCACCCCGGATGAACTCAATGAGGCTTTGGCGGAGAAGCTCTTTGCCACCCCGCAGGGCGGGCGCGAGCTGGGGCAGAACCCGGAGAATGGCCGCACCATCGTGGCCAAGGAAGGCCGTTTCGGCCCGTACGTGACCGAGCAGGTGCGTGACGACGAGCGCGAAAAAGCCGAGGCCGAAGCCGAGGAGATCGTTAAAGAAGAGCGCGCCGCCGAGGACGCCCAGCGCGCTGCCGAGGGCAAGCGCGCGAAGAATTGGGAGACTAAGACCGCGGCGAAGCAGAAGGAAAAGCGCATCGCTGAGTACATTGAGGAGAAGCTCAAGCCAGGCACGGCCTCGCTCTTTGCTTCGATGGAGCCGTCCAGCGTCACCCTCGAGGAAGCCCTCAAGCTGCTGAGCCTCCCGCGTGAGGTGGGCGTGGACCCGTCGGATGGCGAGGTCATCACCGCACAGAACGGCCGCTACGGCCCGTACCTGAAGAAGGGCAAGGACTCGCGGTCTTTGGCCAACGAGGATCAGATTTTCTCCATCACCTTGGATGAGGCGCGCCGCATCTACGCGGAGCCGAAGCGCCGCGGCCGTGCAGCTGCGCAGCCACCGATTAAGCAGCTGGGTGACAACGATGTCTCCGGCAAGCCGATGACGGTCAAGGACGGTCGCTTTGGCCCGTACGTCACCGACGGCACTACGAATGCTTCGCTGCGCCGTGGCGACGATCCGGAGCAGCTTACCGACGCCCGCGCCAACGAGCTCCTCTCCGAGCGCCGCGCCAAGGAAGCCGCTAACGGCGGTGCGAAGAAGACGACCAAGAAAGCCGCCAAGAAATCGACGAAGAAGGCCACCAAGAAGTCGACGCGCAAGGCAACCAAGAAGGCCACGAAGAAGCCCTCCCCAGGCACGAAGAACGTGGTCAAGGCCGGATCGCGCAGGAAGTAG